In a genomic window of Cytobacillus sp. FSL H8-0458:
- a CDS encoding glutaredoxin family protein, translating to MNEITVYTTDTCPYCTMVKNFLEQQGLEYKEVNVQNDQREAQKLVETTGQMGVPQINVNGKWVIGFDPNTIMANVKQ from the coding sequence GTGAATGAAATTACAGTTTATACTACCGATACTTGTCCGTACTGTACTATGGTGAAGAACTTCCTTGAACAGCAGGGGCTGGAGTATAAAGAGGTTAATGTCCAGAATGACCAGAGAGAGGCACAAAAACTGGTTGAAACCACGGGCCAAATGGGAGTTCCTCAAATTAATGTGAATGGCAAATGGGTCATTGGCTTTGATCCGAATACGATTATGGCGAATGTAAAGCAATAA
- the spoVK gene encoding stage V sporulation protein K produces the protein MDQPIRLKNNGQISIVLNSQKRKTYPKELPESQAAPKVIPAEHTALKEIEEELGALVGMEEMKKMIKEIYAWIYVNKKREEAGLKAGKQALHMMFKGNPGTGKTTVARLIGKLFQKMNVLSKGHLIEAERADLVGEYIGHTAQKTRDLVKKAIGGILFIDEAYSLGRGGEKDFGKEAIDTLVKHMEDRQHDFILILAGYSREMNHFLTLNPGLHSRFPLVVDFPDYSIEQLMEIGQKMLKEREYTLSHESEKKLREHLHFVKTNLSPNSFSNGRYIRNILEKSIRAQAMRLLMQNSYDKHDLMTIRSNDLVFEEAD, from the coding sequence TTGGACCAGCCGATTCGTCTGAAAAATAACGGACAGATCAGCATCGTGCTCAATTCACAAAAGCGTAAAACATACCCAAAAGAGCTTCCCGAATCCCAAGCGGCTCCAAAAGTCATTCCGGCTGAGCATACAGCTCTCAAAGAAATTGAAGAAGAACTTGGCGCTCTTGTGGGAATGGAAGAAATGAAGAAAATGATCAAGGAGATTTATGCCTGGATTTATGTGAATAAAAAGCGGGAAGAAGCCGGTCTCAAAGCTGGAAAGCAAGCATTGCATATGATGTTCAAAGGAAATCCCGGCACAGGTAAAACAACGGTTGCCCGATTAATAGGAAAGCTTTTTCAAAAAATGAATGTGCTGTCAAAAGGGCATCTGATTGAAGCAGAGCGGGCCGACCTTGTTGGTGAATACATTGGCCATACTGCCCAAAAGACAAGGGATCTGGTAAAAAAAGCGATAGGCGGGATTCTCTTCATTGACGAAGCGTACTCATTAGGAAGAGGCGGAGAAAAAGACTTTGGCAAGGAAGCCATTGACACCCTCGTCAAGCATATGGAAGACCGGCAGCATGACTTTATCCTGATTCTGGCAGGCTATTCTAGAGAAATGAATCATTTCCTGACGCTGAATCCGGGTCTTCATTCCCGTTTTCCCCTTGTTGTTGACTTCCCTGATTACTCGATAGAGCAGCTGATGGAAATTGGGCAGAAGATGCTAAAGGAAAGGGAGTATACTTTAAGTCACGAATCCGAAAAGAAGCTGAGGGAGCACTTGCACTTCGTAAAAACCAATCTCAGCCCCAATAGCTTTTCAAACGGGCGCTACATCAGAAACATCCTTGAAAAATCAATAAGAGCTCAGGCCATGCGCCTGTTAATGCAAAACAGCTATGACAAACATGATCTGATGACCATCAGGAGCAATGATTTGGTGTTTGAAGAAGCTGATTAA
- the hfq gene encoding RNA chaperone Hfq: protein MKSAINIQDQVLNQLRKDNTNCTVFLLNGFQIRGCIKGFDNFTVLFESEGKQQLVYKHAISTFVPQRNVQLDLENQQ, encoded by the coding sequence ATGAAATCAGCAATCAATATTCAAGATCAGGTACTCAACCAGCTACGCAAGGATAATACGAATTGTACCGTGTTCTTATTAAACGGATTCCAAATTAGAGGCTGTATTAAAGGCTTTGATAATTTTACTGTACTATTTGAATCAGAAGGAAAGCAGCAGCTTGTTTACAAGCATGCGATTTCAACATTCGTCCCCCAGCGCAATGTTCAGTTGGATTTAGAAAACCAGCAATAG